In Kytococcus sedentarius DSM 20547, the sequence GCTTGGACGCCGCCGGCGCGGCGCAGTACACCTTCGACCTGACCTGGCAGTACGACGCCGCTGCGGTGCAAAGGCACCTGGACGCCACCGGCGGGGTGGGGCACGTGCACACCGGCAGCCTGGCCGCGGTCCTCGCCCCGGGCGCCGAGGCACTCCGAGAGCACCTGCAGCAGCTGCGGGCGACGCACACCCTCTCCTACGACCCCAACGCGCGCCCCGGGGTGATGGGGGCGGCGCGTCATGCGCGCGCCGCGAGCGAGCAGTTCGTGGCCCTGGCGGACGTCGTGAAGTGCAGCGACGAGGACCTCGCCTGGTTCCAGCCCGACAGCTCCTGGGAGGAGGCCGCAGGCCACCTCCTGGAACTCGGACCGCACCTGGCGGTCGTGACCCGGGGCGGTGAGGGCGCCACGGCACTGCTGCGCACGGGCGAGGCGTCGACGGTCGGTGAGGTGGCGCGGGTGGACGTCCCTGCGCCGAGCGTGAGGGTGGCCGACACGGTGGGCGCCGGGGACTCGTTCATGGCGGGGCTGCTCTCCGGGCTGCTCGAGGCCGGCATCCTGGGCGCGCGGGGCGCGACGGACACCGATGAGGGGTCACCCCATCGGCCTTGTGGGGTGTGGAGCACCGAGGCGGTTCAGGCAGCCGTGGAGCGTGGCGTGGCGACCGCGGCCTGGACGGTGCAGCGCCCCGGGGCCGGCGGCCCGAGCCGCGCGGAACTCCCCGGGGCCTGACGCACCCGGCCGATCCAGCCTCAGCGCTGGGCGCGCTCCTGCTCGGCCCCCTCACGCGCGGCACCGTCACGGTCAGCGCTTTCCTGCTCGGCGCCGTCGCGCTCCCGGGCCCGCTCGAGCGCCCGCTTGCGCAGCTCCTCCTGCTCCTTCGCGATCTGCTGGGCCGCGCGGTCGTCGCGGGTGAAGTTCTCCCCGCTCTCGGGGTCGAAGACGTGCATCTGGCGCGGGTCGAAGATCAGCTCGGCGTCGTCACCCTCCACGATGCGGCTCTGGGTCGAGAGGTTCACGACCAGCTGGGTGCGTGCACCCTCGCCGTCCAGCTCCTTCTCCAGCTCGTCCAGGTGCTCCAGCACGCTCGGCTCGGCCTCGAAGGGAATGTAGGCGTACTGCTCGTTGCCCAGCCACTCCGTCTGGTCGATGGGGGCGGTGAAGCGAGCGCCCTCACGCGGGGCGTCCGGGGCGGCGGTGTCCTTGAAGTGCTCGGGGCGGATGCCGCAGATCACGATGTCCTTGTGGGCCACGCGCTTGGCCAGCACCGGCGCCATCGGCACCGTCGTGAAGGGCAGTTCGAGCTGGTCGCCCTTCACGCGCGCGGGCACGAAGTTCATGGGCGGGGAGCCGATGAAGCCGGCCACGAACAGGTTGATCGGCTGCTCGTAGAGTTCCCGCGGCGAGGCCACCTGCTGCAGCTCACCCTTCTTCAGGACCGCCACGCGGTCGCCGAGGGTCATGGCCTCGGTCTGGTCGTGCGTCACGTACACGGTGGTGATGCCCAGCCGGCGCTGCATGCGCGCGATCTCGGTACGCATCTGCCCACGGAGCTTGGCGTCCAGGTTGGACAGCGGCTCGTCGAACAGGAAGGCCTCGGCGTTGCGGACGATCGCGCGCCCCATCGCGACGCGCTGGCGCTGGCCCCCGGAGAGGTTGCCGGGCTTGCGGTGGAGGTGGTCGCCGAGCTCCAGCATCTCCGCGGCCGCGTTCACACGCCGGGTGATCTCGTCGTTGGACATCGAGCCCTTCGCCAGCCGCAGCGGGAAGGCGATGTTCTCGAAGACCGACATGTGCGGGTACAGCGCGTAGTTCTGGAACACCATCGCCAGGTTGCGGTCTTTCGGCGCCAGGTCGTTCACGACCTTCTCGCCGATGGTGAGCTCCCCGCTGGTGATGTCCTCCAACCCGACGATCATGCGCAGCAGCGTGGACTTACCGGAACCGGACGGGCCCACCAGGATCACGAACTCCCCGTCCGCGATGTCCAGGTCGACGCCCTTCACCGCATGGAAGCCGTCGGGGTAGGTCTTCTCGATGTCCTTGAGGGTGATGCGAGCCATGAGAACTCTCCTTGCGTCGGAAGCAGTCGTGGGACGTCGCGGGCGTCAGCCCTTGACGGCTCCCGAGGTGAGGCCGGCGACAATCTGGCGCTGGAAGAGCAGCACCAGGATGACCACCGGGATGGTGACGATGACCGAGGCCGCTGCGATGGCGCCGGTCGGCTGCTGGAACTGGCTCGCGCCGGTGAAGAAGGCCAGCGCGGCCGGCACGGTGCGTGCCTGCTCACTGGACAACGACACCGCGAACACGAAGTCGTTCCATGCGGTGAAGAACACGATGATGGCCGTGGTGAACACACCCGGCAGGGCCAGCGGCACGATCACCTTGCGGAAGGCCTGCCAGCTGGTGGCACCGTCCACCTGGGCCGCCTGCTCCATCTCCCACGGGATCTGCTGGAAGAACGCCGTCAGCGTCCAGATGGCCAGCGGGAGCGTGAGCGACAGGTAGGGGATGACCAGGCCGGGGATGGTGTCGAACAGGCCGATGGTGCGCCACACGTTGAAGATCGGCGTCACCAGCGAGACCACGGGGAAGAAGCTGACCGTCAGCGCGGTGAACAGGATCATGCCCTTGCCGGGGAACTTCAGCCGGCTGATCGCGTACGCACACAGCGTGGCGAGCGCCACCGAGATCACGGTGGCCAGAAGGCAGATCACGATCGAGTTGATCAGCGCCGGGACGAACAGCGGCTGCGCGTCGCCGGTGAGGATCAGCGTGTAGTTGTCCCAGGTGAACCCCTCGCCGGTGGGCCAGAAGTTGCCGAAGGTGTTGAGCTCGGTGTTCGACTGGGCCGCGTCGCTCTTGACGGACAGGGCGAACATCCACAGCAGCGGGATCATCGTGTAGGCGATCACCAGCAGCGAGATGAGGAACAGGGGCCACTTGCCCTTGGTGGAGGTCGGCTGGTCAGCCATGGCCGCTCACTTCCCTTCCGTCAGGTTGACGTTGAACACCTTGACGAAGATGAACGCGATGATCACCACGTAGAGGAACAGCAGCACCGACAGTGCCGAGCCGAGCCCGATGTCCATGCGTTCGATGGTCTGGCGGTAGACCACCATCGAGAGTGTCGAGGTGTCGTTCGCACCGCCGGTCATGATGAACGGGTTGTCGAAGATGCGGAAGGCATCCAGGGTGCGGAACAGCAGCGCCACCATCACGGCGGCCTTCATGTTGGGCAGGACCACCTTGGTCAGGCGCTGCCAGAAGCTGGCGCCGTCCACCTTGGCGGCCTCCTCCATCGCGCCGTCGATCTGCGCCAGACCGGCGAGCAGCAGCAGCGACATGAACGGGGTGGTCTTCCAGATCTCGGACATCGAGATGACCGTGACGGCCGGCCAGAACGAGCCGAACCAGTTGAAGTCGGCGCCGAAGGCTCCGAAGGTCAGCGTGTTGGCCCAGTGGTTCACGAAGCCGGTGTCCACGCGGAAGGCGTACAGCCAGGCGTAGGCCGAGACCACGGTGATGATCGAGTACGGGATCAGCACGATGGTGCGCAGCGTCCGCCGCGGCAGCACCACCCGGTGCATCAGCAGGGCGATGCCGAAGCCCAGCACGAGCTCGACCACCACGGTGATGACGGTGATGAGGGCCGTGACGCCCGTGGCCTGCCACCAGTAGCCGTCCGAGAGGGCCGTGACGTAGTTGTTGAGCCCGACGAAGGCCTTGCTGTCGGGGTCGGTGAGCCGGAAGCGGAACAGCGAGTTGTACAGGGCGTACAGGATCGGGAAGAGCGTGACCCCGATCATGATGAGGAAGGCCGGAGCGCTCAGCATCCAGCCGAGGTTGCGTTCCCCCCGGGCCCGGTCGCTCATCCTGCGCTTGCCGGCCCGGGGGGTGCCCCCGGCCTCCGGTGCGTGGTCGACGGCGGTGCTCACAGCAGCTTCTCCCCTCGGATCACGGCCAGGATGAACTCCTGCGCCTGCTTCGGCGTGCTGTCAGGGCCGACCTCGTCGGGCGGGCTGAACGAACGCTGCAGCCCGGTGGAGATGTCGCTGTAGAACTGGCTCTGGGGACGCGGGACCGCTTCGTCCAGCGACTCGCGCAGCAACTCCGCCATCGGGAACTGCTCCTTGATCTCCGGCTCGTCGAACACCTTCTGGCGCGAGGCCGGGTTGCCGATGTTCTTCATGTACATCGTCTGGTGCTCGTGGTTGGCGATGCACCGGATGGCATCGTAGGACTCCTGCGGGGCGTCGCTGCCGGCGTTCACGCCCAGCTCGATGCCACCGAACGGCGGGGCGCTGTCCTCGCCCTCGACGGTGGCCGGGAAGCGCGCCCACCCGATGTCGTCGATGAACTTCACCCCGTTCGCCGGGAAGGCAGCCCACACGTACGGCCAGTTGACCATGAACCCGGAGCTGGCCGGCGAGGAGAAGCTGTTGAGGGCCACCGTCTCGTCCGTGGTGCCCAGGGCCGGTCCGCCGACGCCGGTGGAGGAGATCTTCTCGATGATGGCGGCGGCCTTGCGCCCGGCCTCGCTGTCGATGCCGAGCTCGGTCTCGTCCGCCTTCGCACCGGGGTTCTTCACGATCTCGCCTCCGGCGCCGGCGATCAGGGCGTTGATCCAGACCGCGTAGCCCTCGTAGGGCATCGCCTGCACGCCCACGGTCTTGTCCTGGCTGGCGGCGGCCTCGGTGATCTGGTCCCAGGTGACGGGCTTGCTCATGTCCAGACCCGCGGCCTCGGCCACGGACTTGCGGTACCAGAGCACCTGCGTGTTGGCCCAGAACGGCACGGCCACCAGTTCGCCCTGCCAGGTGGAGGCCTCGATGGCCGACTCCACACGGTCCTCGGTGAACTCGTCCTCGAGCTCCTCCGGCACGTCCGCGAGGAACCCGGCGTTCGCGAGCTCGGCCACGAAGACCGGGTCCATGCTCATGATGTCGACGCCCGGGTCACCGGCGGCGACGCGGCGCAGGAGCTGCACGCGCTGGTCGCTGGCGCTGCGGGGGAGCAGCTCTGTACGGATCGTGTAGGCCCCGTTGGACGCCTCGGAGCACTGGCGTGCGATCTGGGCCTGCCCGCCACCGTTGGGGTTGTTGCCCCCGCCGTCGGGGTTGATGTACCAGGTCAGCTCCTTCGACCCGCCGGCGGGTTCCTCAGAACCCCCGCACCCCGTGACGACCAGGGCGCCGAGTGCCACGCCGGTGGCCCATCGCGCCTGTGTGCTGCGCCGTCCCATGCGACTCTCCTCTCGATGCAGGCTCTGGGCTGATCCTGTGCTCCCACCGGACCATGGGTCACCCCTGCCGCAGGGCAGAACACGCTGGTTCACCCGATGTTCACGTGCTCCTCGGGCCACCCTATGCACGCCGGGCGACCCCCCGGGGGGCGGGACCGGACGTTTACCGAATTGAGACCTGGGCTCGGCTCGCCCCCCTGACCCGGCGCCCCCCGTGGTGAAATGACCCCATGCAGGACGACTCCCCCACCCCCGCGGAGGCCTGGGCCACGATGCTGGAGGGCAACGCCCGCTTCGTGGCCGACGCCCCCCAGCACCCCAACCAGGACGCGGCCCGGCGCGCCACCCTCACCGCCGGCCAAGCCCCCTTCGCCACCGTCTTCGGCTGCGCGGACTCCCGGGTGGCGGCCGAGATGATCTTCGACCGCGGCATCGGCGACCTGTTCGTCACCCGCACCGCCGGCCAGGTGATGGACTCCGCGGTGCTCGGCACGCTCGAGTTCGGCAGCCACGTGCTGGGGATCCCCCTCATCGTGGTGCTGGGCCACGACTCGTGCGGCGCCGTGAGCTCCGCCCTGGACGCCCACGCCACCGGCACCCTGCCCCCGGGCCACCTGTCGGACGTCGTGCAGAAGGTGACCCCCAGCGTGCTGATGGCGCACCGCGCCGGGGTGACCGACGCCCGGGGCGTGATGGAGCATCACGTGGCCGCCACGGTGGACCTGCTGCCGGAGCGCTCCCGCCTCATCGGCGAGCGCCTGGAGGACGGCACGCTCGGCATCGTCGGGGCGGCCTACGACCTCGCGAACGGCACCATCCGCGAGGTGGCCCGCCAGGGGCTCTGACCCTCGTGGCGCCCGCCCGGAGACTGACCGGCGGGCCGCCGACCCACCCCCGGTGCGCCGCCCGGGAAGGGCGGCGCACCGCATCGGATCACAGCGCCAGCGACTGCCGCACCACGTCGGCGAGCTGCTCGGCCTTGGCCGCGGCGAGGTCGGCCGTCGGCGCCTCCACCATCACGCGGACCACCGGCTCGGTGCCGGACTTGCGCAGCAGGACACGACCGCCCGTGCCCAGCTCGGCCTCCACCTCGGCCACGGCCTGCGCGACGGCGGCGTCGCCCTCGAGACGCTCCTTGTCCACGTCCTTGACGTTGATCAGCTGCTGCGGCAGCAGCTCCATGCAGCTGGCGAGCTCCGCCAGGGTCTTGCCGGTCTCCGCGACGCGCGCGGCCAGCATCAGGCCCGTGAGGACCCCGTCGCCGGTGGTCCCGTGCTCGAGCATGATCACGTGACCGGACTGCTCACCGCCGAGGGTGTGGCCACCCGCGCGCATGTCCTCCAGCACGTAGCGATCGCCCACCTTGGAGCGCAGCACGGTGATGCCCGCGGTCTCCATGGCCTGCACCAGGCCCTGGTTGGACATGACGGTGGCCACGAGCGTGTCGTTGGCCAGGTCCCCGCGGTCCTTGAGGGCCAGGGCGAGCAGCGCCATCACCTGGTCGCCGGTGATCTCGTTGCCCTCGGCGTCCACGGCCAGGCAGCGGTCGGCGTCGCCGTCGAAGGCCACGCCGAAGTCCGCCCCGTAGGAGGGCACGGCGGCCTGCAGCGGACCCAGGTGGGTGGAACCACAGCCGTCGTTGATGTTGAGGCCGTCGGGGTCGTTGCCGATGACGGTCACCTTGGCACCGGCCTCGCGGAAGGCGCGCGAGCCCACCTCGCTGGCCGCACCGTTGGCGGCGTCGATGACGACGTGCAGCCCGTCGAGGCGGTTGGGCAGGGCATCCAGCAGGTGCTCGACGTAGGCGTCGGCACCGCGCTCGTAGGTGAAGACCCGGCCGACCTCGGCGCCGGTGGGGCGCTCCCAGTCCGCGCCCATGCCGGCCTCGATGCGGTCCTCCAGCTCGTCGGGGAGCTTGAACCCGCCGTCGGCGAAGAACTTGATGCCGTTGTCCGGCATCGGGTTGTGGGAGGCCGAGAGCATGGCGCCCAGGCAGGCGTGCGTGGTCTTGGTGAGGAAGGCGATGGCGGGCGTCGGCAGCACACCGGCGTCGTAGACGTCCAGGCCGGCCGAGGCGAGCCCGGCCACGGTGGCGGCGCTGAGGAACTCGCCGCTGGCCCGCGGGTCGCGGCCCACGATGGCGTGGGGGCGCGTGTTGCGCTCCGGGTCCTCCGAGGAGTGGGTCGTCAGGGCCCGGGGGCTCACCTCCTCAGCGCTCAGCACCTCGCGCGCCGCGGACAGCGACAGGCCCAGGGCGAGCTCGGGGGTGATGTCCGCGTTGGCCAGGCCGCGGGCGCCGTCGGTTCCGAAAAGTCGTGGCATACCGGGCACTGTACCGACGGCTCCGGCCCGCGCCCCCGCTTTCGGACGTGGCGACCTTCACACGGCACCGGGGGACAGCGTGCCGAGCGCCGCACCTGCGCCCCCCGGCAGGAGCCCTGCGGTGACCGCCCCCAGACGGCCGAAGGGCCTCCGCCAGCTGGCGGAGGCCCTTCGGGGACAACGAGGTCGGTCAGCGCTTGTCGGGGACAACGAGGTCG encodes:
- a CDS encoding carbohydrate kinase family protein encodes the protein MTGTGGVLVVGEALVDVVHPADGGPPAEHVGGSPANVAMGLARLGHPAWLATHVGTDERGDRIAATVHEAGTGLAPGSRAAERTPTAVARLDAAGAAQYTFDLTWQYDAAAVQRHLDATGGVGHVHTGSLAAVLAPGAEALREHLQQLRATHTLSYDPNARPGVMGAARHARAASEQFVALADVVKCSDEDLAWFQPDSSWEEAAGHLLELGPHLAVVTRGGEGATALLRTGEASTVGEVARVDVPAPSVRVADTVGAGDSFMAGLLSGLLEAGILGARGATDTDEGSPHRPCGVWSTEAVQAAVERGVATAAWTVQRPGAGGPSRAELPGA
- a CDS encoding ABC transporter ATP-binding protein, with the translated sequence MARITLKDIEKTYPDGFHAVKGVDLDIADGEFVILVGPSGSGKSTLLRMIVGLEDITSGELTIGEKVVNDLAPKDRNLAMVFQNYALYPHMSVFENIAFPLRLAKGSMSNDEITRRVNAAAEMLELGDHLHRKPGNLSGGQRQRVAMGRAIVRNAEAFLFDEPLSNLDAKLRGQMRTEIARMQRRLGITTVYVTHDQTEAMTLGDRVAVLKKGELQQVASPRELYEQPINLFVAGFIGSPPMNFVPARVKGDQLELPFTTVPMAPVLAKRVAHKDIVICGIRPEHFKDTAAPDAPREGARFTAPIDQTEWLGNEQYAYIPFEAEPSVLEHLDELEKELDGEGARTQLVVNLSTQSRIVEGDDAELIFDPRQMHVFDPESGENFTRDDRAAQQIAKEQEELRKRALERARERDGAEQESADRDGAAREGAEQERAQR
- a CDS encoding carbohydrate ABC transporter permease — translated: MADQPTSTKGKWPLFLISLLVIAYTMIPLLWMFALSVKSDAAQSNTELNTFGNFWPTGEGFTWDNYTLILTGDAQPLFVPALINSIVICLLATVISVALATLCAYAISRLKFPGKGMILFTALTVSFFPVVSLVTPIFNVWRTIGLFDTIPGLVIPYLSLTLPLAIWTLTAFFQQIPWEMEQAAQVDGATSWQAFRKVIVPLALPGVFTTAIIVFFTAWNDFVFAVSLSSEQARTVPAALAFFTGASQFQQPTGAIAAASVIVTIPVVILVLLFQRQIVAGLTSGAVKG
- a CDS encoding carbohydrate ABC transporter permease; the encoded protein is MSTAVDHAPEAGGTPRAGKRRMSDRARGERNLGWMLSAPAFLIMIGVTLFPILYALYNSLFRFRLTDPDSKAFVGLNNYVTALSDGYWWQATGVTALITVITVVVELVLGFGIALLMHRVVLPRRTLRTIVLIPYSIITVVSAYAWLYAFRVDTGFVNHWANTLTFGAFGADFNWFGSFWPAVTVISMSEIWKTTPFMSLLLLAGLAQIDGAMEEAAKVDGASFWQRLTKVVLPNMKAAVMVALLFRTLDAFRIFDNPFIMTGGANDTSTLSMVVYRQTIERMDIGLGSALSVLLFLYVVIIAFIFVKVFNVNLTEGK
- a CDS encoding extracellular solute-binding protein, encoding MGRRSTQARWATGVALGALVVTGCGGSEEPAGGSKELTWYINPDGGGNNPNGGGQAQIARQCSEASNGAYTIRTELLPRSASDQRVQLLRRVAAGDPGVDIMSMDPVFVAELANAGFLADVPEELEDEFTEDRVESAIEASTWQGELVAVPFWANTQVLWYRKSVAEAAGLDMSKPVTWDQITEAAASQDKTVGVQAMPYEGYAVWINALIAGAGGEIVKNPGAKADETELGIDSEAGRKAAAIIEKISSTGVGGPALGTTDETVALNSFSSPASSGFMVNWPYVWAAFPANGVKFIDDIGWARFPATVEGEDSAPPFGGIELGVNAGSDAPQESYDAIRCIANHEHQTMYMKNIGNPASRQKVFDEPEIKEQFPMAELLRESLDEAVPRPQSQFYSDISTGLQRSFSPPDEVGPDSTPKQAQEFILAVIRGEKLL
- a CDS encoding carbonic anhydrase; its protein translation is MQDDSPTPAEAWATMLEGNARFVADAPQHPNQDAARRATLTAGQAPFATVFGCADSRVAAEMIFDRGIGDLFVTRTAGQVMDSAVLGTLEFGSHVLGIPLIVVLGHDSCGAVSSALDAHATGTLPPGHLSDVVQKVTPSVLMAHRAGVTDARGVMEHHVAATVDLLPERSRLIGERLEDGTLGIVGAAYDLANGTIREVARQGL
- the glmM gene encoding phosphoglucosamine mutase — its product is MPRLFGTDGARGLANADITPELALGLSLSAAREVLSAEEVSPRALTTHSSEDPERNTRPHAIVGRDPRASGEFLSAATVAGLASAGLDVYDAGVLPTPAIAFLTKTTHACLGAMLSASHNPMPDNGIKFFADGGFKLPDELEDRIEAGMGADWERPTGAEVGRVFTYERGADAYVEHLLDALPNRLDGLHVVIDAANGAASEVGSRAFREAGAKVTVIGNDPDGLNINDGCGSTHLGPLQAAVPSYGADFGVAFDGDADRCLAVDAEGNEITGDQVMALLALALKDRGDLANDTLVATVMSNQGLVQAMETAGITVLRSKVGDRYVLEDMRAGGHTLGGEQSGHVIMLEHGTTGDGVLTGLMLAARVAETGKTLAELASCMELLPQQLINVKDVDKERLEGDAAVAQAVAEVEAELGTGGRVLLRKSGTEPVVRVMVEAPTADLAAAKAEQLADVVRQSLAL